One stretch of Muribaculum intestinale DNA includes these proteins:
- a CDS encoding arylsulfatase, with protein MGLCVTAIPGWAQKSETTTAAKPNIIYIMCDDMGYGDLGCYGQKYISTPHIDNMASEGMRFTQAYAGSPVSAPSRASFMTGQHSGHCEVRGNKEYWRDVPMMKYGDNDEYTVVGQHPYDPGHIILPEIMKDNGYTTGMFGKWAGGYEGSVSTPDKRGIDEFYGYICQFQAHLYYPNFLNRYNPAKGDTTVVRVTMEDNIPYPMYGDDYFKRTQYSADMIHQEAMDWLDRQEEGRPFFGILTYTLPHAELAQPRDSILLDYHRRFFEDKTWGGQEGSRYNPSVHTHAQFAGMITRLDHYVGEVLAKLKEKGLDDNTLVIFTSDNGPHEEGGADPEFFGRDGQLRGLKRQCYEGGIRVPFIARWPGKIQSGSVTDHQCAFYDIMPTFCDLIGVDNYAGKYANKEKSTDYFDGISFAPTLMGTEGQQAHEFLYWEFDETDQIGLRMGNWKMVVKKGEPYLYDLATDIHEDNDVAAQHPDIVARMTDIIRAQHTPNPHFSVTIP; from the coding sequence ATGGGACTGTGTGTTACAGCCATACCGGGATGGGCGCAGAAAAGCGAAACGACGACTGCCGCCAAACCCAATATCATATATATAATGTGTGACGACATGGGGTATGGTGATTTGGGTTGCTATGGCCAGAAATACATCAGTACTCCGCATATCGACAATATGGCATCCGAAGGCATGCGCTTTACACAGGCTTATGCGGGAAGCCCGGTCAGCGCTCCATCGCGCGCTTCGTTTATGACCGGACAACACTCGGGACACTGTGAGGTAAGGGGCAATAAGGAATATTGGCGCGATGTGCCTATGATGAAATATGGCGACAACGATGAATACACCGTAGTAGGACAGCACCCATATGACCCCGGACATATCATCCTCCCTGAAATAATGAAAGATAACGGCTACACTACCGGCATGTTCGGCAAGTGGGCCGGAGGATACGAAGGCTCGGTGTCGACTCCCGACAAAAGGGGGATAGACGAATTCTACGGCTACATATGCCAGTTCCAGGCCCATCTGTACTATCCTAACTTCCTCAACCGCTACAATCCGGCCAAGGGTGACACAACAGTGGTGCGCGTAACGATGGAGGACAACATCCCCTACCCCATGTATGGCGATGATTATTTCAAGCGTACACAATACTCGGCCGATATGATACACCAAGAGGCGATGGACTGGCTTGACCGTCAGGAAGAGGGCCGACCATTCTTCGGCATTCTTACATATACACTACCGCATGCCGAACTGGCACAGCCCCGCGACTCCATACTCCTCGACTATCACCGACGGTTCTTCGAAGACAAGACCTGGGGAGGTCAGGAAGGCTCCCGATACAATCCGTCGGTACATACCCACGCACAGTTTGCAGGAATGATTACGCGCCTCGACCATTACGTAGGCGAAGTACTTGCAAAACTTAAAGAGAAGGGACTGGACGACAACACCCTGGTAATATTCACCAGCGATAACGGCCCCCATGAGGAGGGTGGTGCGGATCCTGAATTCTTCGGGCGCGACGGACAGTTGCGCGGACTCAAGCGCCAATGTTACGAAGGTGGCATACGTGTGCCCTTCATCGCGCGTTGGCCCGGGAAGATTCAGTCAGGAAGCGTTACCGACCATCAATGTGCGTTCTATGATATAATGCCTACATTTTGCGACCTCATCGGCGTAGACAATTATGCCGGAAAATATGCAAACAAAGAGAAGAGCACCGATTACTTCGACGGCATATCCTTCGCCCCTACACTGATGGGAACCGAAGGGCAGCAAGCTCATGAATTCCTGTACTGGGAATTTGACGAGACCGACCAGATAGGCCTCCGTATGGGCAACTGGAAGATGGTTGTAAAGAAGGGTGAACCTTATCTCTATGACCTTGCTACTGATATACATGAGGATAATGACGTGGCGGCACAGCACCCCGACATCGTAGCGCGCATGACAGATATAATACGTGCGCAGCATACTCCAAACCCTCATTTTTCCGTCACCATACCCTGA